A part of Kitasatospora acidiphila genomic DNA contains:
- a CDS encoding M1 family metallopeptidase — MSPSKQADVYFPDHGDPRYRVHRYELTLDYRPGPNRLGGTARLLALAGSEPLREVVLDLADFRIGRVLLDGKAAHYAHRGGKLRVKAARPIPAGAAFTVEVHYSGNPKPVRSQWGGLGWEELTDGALVASQPIGAPSWYPCNDRPADKASYLLSLTAPSPYTVVTGGRLLSRTTRASSSTWVYEQSAPTPSYLVGVAIAPLERVLLTGEVPQTAYVPAALLDRFTHDFGRQPQMMRFFSELFGPYPFDGYTVVVADEELDVPVEAQGMAVFGTNHVDGQLGWERLVAHELAHQWFGNSVTVADWRHIWLNEGFAKYAEWAWSEHAGGPAASIHAARAYAQLAELPQDLVLADPGRRLMFDDRVYERGGLAVFALRQALGDEAFAALLREWTAARRHGVVTTDDFLAHAGRYGGAELAGLFDAWLFQGALPAFPG; from the coding sequence GTGAGCCCCAGCAAGCAGGCGGATGTGTACTTTCCCGACCACGGCGATCCGCGCTACCGGGTGCACCGCTACGAACTGACGCTGGACTACCGCCCCGGCCCCAACCGGCTCGGCGGCACCGCCCGGCTGCTGGCTCTGGCCGGTTCGGAGCCGCTGCGTGAAGTCGTGCTCGACCTGGCCGACTTCCGGATCGGCCGGGTGCTGCTGGACGGCAAGGCCGCGCACTACGCCCACCGGGGCGGCAAGTTGCGGGTCAAGGCGGCCCGGCCGATCCCGGCGGGGGCCGCGTTCACCGTCGAGGTGCACTACAGCGGCAACCCGAAGCCGGTGCGCAGCCAGTGGGGCGGGCTGGGCTGGGAGGAGCTGACGGACGGCGCGCTGGTGGCCAGTCAGCCGATCGGCGCACCCTCCTGGTACCCGTGCAACGACCGGCCGGCGGACAAGGCGTCGTACCTGCTGTCCCTCACCGCGCCGTCGCCGTACACGGTGGTGACGGGTGGCCGGCTGCTCTCCCGGACCACCCGGGCGAGCAGCAGCACCTGGGTCTACGAGCAGTCCGCGCCGACCCCGAGCTATCTGGTCGGGGTGGCGATCGCACCGCTGGAGCGGGTGCTGCTGACCGGCGAGGTGCCGCAAACCGCATACGTACCGGCGGCGTTGCTGGACCGGTTCACGCATGACTTCGGGCGGCAGCCGCAGATGATGCGGTTCTTCAGCGAGTTGTTCGGCCCGTACCCCTTCGACGGCTACACGGTGGTGGTGGCCGATGAGGAGCTGGACGTCCCGGTGGAGGCCCAGGGCATGGCGGTGTTCGGCACCAACCACGTTGACGGCCAGCTCGGTTGGGAGCGCCTGGTGGCGCACGAGCTCGCCCACCAGTGGTTCGGCAACAGTGTGACGGTGGCCGACTGGCGGCACATCTGGCTGAACGAGGGTTTCGCCAAGTACGCCGAGTGGGCCTGGTCCGAGCATGCGGGCGGCCCGGCGGCGAGCATCCACGCGGCTCGTGCGTATGCCCAACTGGCGGAGCTGCCGCAGGACTTGGTGCTGGCCGATCCGGGCCGCCGGCTGATGTTCGACGACCGGGTGTACGAGCGCGGCGGCCTCGCGGTCTTCGCGCTGCGCCAGGCCCTCGGGGACGAGGCGTTCGCGGCGCTGCTGCGGGAGTGGACGGCCGCGCGGCGGCACGGCGTGGTCACCACCGATGACTTCCTGGCGCATGCCGGGCGGTACGGCGGCGCCGAGTTGGCGGGGCTCTTCGACGCCTGGCTGTTCCAGGGCGCGTTGCCGGCCTTCCCCGGCTGA
- a CDS encoding ATP-binding protein, which translates to MFDEPTDTPTGPATAESPLITSLRAAVAAAPHDIPLRLHLAELLLDAGHGDAAVAEAALVLSQAPADAQARALLARAMGGGPAAAAPAEQPAAPVEQLAGFDWAAAAQEIGDAVPPRFAAEADAKEAPLTVDGSADPGEANAYDVDAPDGPGAVRLADVGGMQEVKDRLEAAFLAPMRNPELRKLYGKSLRGGLLLYGPPGCGKTFIARAVAGELGANFINVSINDVLDMWIGNSERNMHEVFETARRQAPCVIFLDELDALGAKRSRTQHNGMRNTVNQLLTELDGVNDVNEGVFVLAATNVPWDVDIALRRPGRLDRTLLVLPPDGPAREAILRYHLRERPIESVDLGKLVKATEGFSGADLAHVCESAAESALLDSARTGTIRMINTKDLVGAAKAIRPSTEPWFAAARNVAMFANEGGTYDELLAYLKKARKL; encoded by the coding sequence ATGTTCGACGAACCAACCGACACCCCAACCGGCCCGGCCACCGCCGAGTCCCCACTGATCACAAGCCTGCGCGCGGCCGTTGCGGCGGCGCCGCACGACATACCCCTGCGCCTGCACCTCGCCGAGCTGCTGCTCGACGCCGGGCACGGGGACGCGGCGGTGGCCGAGGCCGCCCTGGTGCTCAGTCAGGCGCCCGCGGATGCGCAGGCGCGGGCTCTGCTGGCGCGGGCCATGGGCGGTGGGCCGGCGGCAGCAGCACCCGCGGAGCAACCAGCGGCTCCCGTCGAGCAGTTGGCCGGGTTCGACTGGGCCGCCGCCGCGCAGGAGATCGGGGATGCCGTCCCGCCCCGGTTCGCGGCGGAGGCTGATGCCAAGGAAGCCCCGCTCACCGTCGACGGCAGCGCAGACCCGGGCGAGGCGAACGCCTACGACGTGGACGCCCCCGACGGACCCGGCGCGGTGCGGCTCGCGGATGTCGGCGGGATGCAGGAGGTCAAGGACCGGCTGGAAGCCGCCTTCCTCGCGCCCATGCGCAACCCCGAGCTGCGCAAGCTGTACGGCAAGAGCCTGCGCGGCGGGCTGCTCCTCTACGGGCCGCCCGGGTGCGGCAAGACGTTCATCGCCCGCGCCGTCGCCGGTGAACTCGGTGCGAACTTCATCAACGTGTCGATCAACGACGTGCTCGACATGTGGATCGGCAACTCCGAGCGCAACATGCACGAGGTGTTCGAGACCGCCCGCCGGCAGGCGCCCTGCGTCATCTTCCTCGACGAGCTGGACGCACTCGGCGCCAAGCGCAGCCGCACCCAGCACAACGGCATGCGCAACACGGTCAACCAGCTGCTCACCGAGCTGGACGGCGTCAACGACGTCAACGAGGGGGTGTTCGTGCTCGCAGCCACCAACGTCCCCTGGGACGTGGACATCGCGCTGCGCCGCCCCGGCCGGCTCGACCGCACCCTCCTGGTGCTGCCGCCCGACGGCCCGGCCCGGGAGGCGATCCTCCGCTACCACCTGCGCGAACGCCCCATCGAGTCAGTCGACTTGGGCAAGCTGGTCAAGGCCACCGAGGGCTTCTCCGGTGCCGACCTCGCCCATGTCTGCGAGAGCGCGGCCGAGTCGGCGCTGCTCGACTCCGCCCGCACCGGCACCATCCGCATGATCAACACCAAGGACCTGGTGGGTGCGGCGAAGGCGATCCGGCCGTCCACCGAGCCGTGGTTCGCTGCCGCCCGCAATGTCGCGATGTTCGCCAACGAGGGCGGCACGTATGACGAGTTGCTCGCCTACCTGAAGAAGGCCCGGAAGCTGTGA
- a CDS encoding alkaline phosphatase family protein: MVRARRDPQLTRTHHPAVRLADAGRATGGPVTSYQRVENQRLCDWASPTNCITSTSCTATNNGLGDNLDAIGKPWKQYIQSQTSNCQTTSSGNYENDDAPFYYAAKMKNDTTYCAAHWQPLPQLLDTDLKSTATTPAFVWADADSCYDMENCGIASGDTWLSQTLPTLFKSPAWTQQKSLLIVTWDEDGSNAPGGFGPGQTNQVATVVVGSQGTVKAGYQDAKRYDHYSTARVIEGALGLTATMTNNDKWATPYNEVFTSTGSTGGNTVTVTNPGAQSATVGTAASLQLTATDSDPSRTLSYTATGLPAGLSMSADGLISGTPTAAGSSTVTVTGTDATGAWGHPRPTAGGGSAGFTYGISSDDSGSAYTLPIANPDAETDTCGSGSGGGGYPVQGWTATANQPQQVCYGSPTYPTAAQGPQAPAAPGDAFFDGGPYASSQMTQTVDVTGQATQIGTGTLPYTLSGWLGGYSTQGDNVGVVATFLDASGASLGTATLAPVTPAQRNNRTELIQEQATGTVPVGTASVQFTASFTRQAGTDDDGYLGDLSMSFGS, encoded by the coding sequence GTGGTTCGAGCGCGCCGCGATCCGCAGCTGACCCGTACGCACCATCCTGCCGTTCGTCTGGCCGACGCCGGACGTGCAACCGGGGGACCAGTCACGTCCTACCAGCGAGTCGAGAATCAACGGCTGTGTGATTGGGCTAGCCCAACCAACTGCATCACCAGCACGTCCTGCACCGCGACCAACAACGGCCTCGGTGACAACCTGGACGCGATCGGCAAGCCCTGGAAGCAGTACATCCAGTCGCAAACCAGCAACTGCCAGACCACCAGCAGCGGCAACTACGAGAACGACGACGCGCCGTTCTACTACGCCGCGAAGATGAAGAACGACACCACATATTGCGCGGCCCACTGGCAGCCGCTGCCCCAACTGCTCGACACCGACCTGAAGTCGACCGCCACCACCCCCGCCTTCGTCTGGGCCGACGCCGACTCCTGCTACGACATGGAGAACTGCGGCATCGCCTCGGGTGACACCTGGCTGAGCCAGACCCTGCCGACCCTGTTCAAGTCGCCCGCCTGGACCCAGCAGAAGTCGCTGCTGATCGTCACCTGGGACGAGGACGGCAGCAACGCCCCGGGTGGCTTCGGCCCGGGCCAGACCAACCAGGTCGCCACCGTCGTGGTCGGCTCCCAGGGCACCGTGAAGGCCGGCTACCAGGACGCCAAGCGGTACGACCACTACAGCACCGCCCGGGTGATCGAGGGCGCGCTCGGCCTGACCGCCACCATGACCAACAACGACAAGTGGGCGACCCCCTACAACGAGGTCTTCACCAGCACCGGCTCGACCGGCGGTAACACCGTCACCGTCACCAACCCAGGCGCGCAGAGCGCCACCGTCGGCACCGCGGCCTCGCTCCAGCTGACCGCGACCGACTCCGACCCGAGCCGGACCCTCAGCTACACCGCGACCGGACTGCCCGCCGGGCTGAGCATGAGCGCTGACGGCCTGATCTCCGGCACGCCGACCGCCGCCGGCAGCTCCACCGTGACCGTCACCGGCACCGACGCCACCGGTGCGTGGGGGCACCCCCGGCCGACGGCTGGGGGAGGCTCGGCCGGTTTCACGTACGGCATCAGCTCGGACGACTCGGGCTCGGCCTACACCCTCCCGATCGCCAACCCCGATGCGGAGACCGACACTTGCGGCAGCGGCAGCGGCGGCGGTGGCTACCCGGTGCAGGGCTGGACCGCGACCGCCAACCAGCCGCAGCAGGTCTGCTACGGATCGCCGACCTACCCCACCGCCGCCCAGGGCCCGCAGGCCCCGGCCGCGCCCGGCGACGCCTTCTTCGACGGCGGCCCCTACGCGTCGTCCCAGATGACGCAGACGGTCGACGTGACCGGCCAGGCCACGCAGATCGGCACCGGCACCCTGCCGTACACGCTCTCCGGCTGGCTCGGCGGCTACAGCACCCAGGGTGACAACGTCGGGGTGGTGGCGACCTTCCTGGACGCCTCGGGCGCCTCGCTCGGCACCGCCACGCTCGCCCCGGTCACGCCGGCCCAGCGCAACAACCGGACGGAGCTGATCCAGGAGCAGGCCACCGGCACCGTTCCGGTGGGCACGGCCTCGGTGCAGTTCACCGCGTCCTTCACCCGCCAGGCCGGAACGGACGACGACGGCTACCTCGGTGACCTGTCGATGAGCTTCGGCAGCTGA
- a CDS encoding FAD-dependent oxidoreductase has translation MSDHINTALVIGGGVAGPVTAMALQQAGIEATVYEAYDGTAEGVGAALGLAPNGLAALDAIGAGDLVRGLGDPMKSIVLQSWNGRQLAEIGNPGTLEPTRLVMRSDLYQALYGEACARGIRIEHGKRLVGVQEGRDAVTAQFADGTTATGELLVGADGIRSTVRNLIDPAAPQPRYAGLQGFGSVSTLAGAVPDTGGKMFMTFGKRAFFGLQVVGGNAVWFVNLPHPEPLTPAEAVAYGAERWLKVLAEACAEDRTPALELIRHTDPAELLITGPMENMPLLPHWSRGRMVLVGDSAHAPSSSSGQGASLAIESSVELARCARDLPLDEALARYEALRRPRVERIIKHTERTNSNKAAGPVGRVLRDALMPIGMKLMNPEKFSAHLHHRIDWAAPAA, from the coding sequence ATGTCCGACCACATCAACACCGCCCTGGTCATCGGCGGCGGCGTCGCCGGCCCGGTCACCGCGATGGCCCTGCAGCAGGCCGGCATCGAGGCCACCGTCTACGAGGCGTACGACGGCACCGCCGAGGGCGTCGGCGCCGCGCTCGGCCTGGCGCCCAACGGGCTGGCCGCACTGGACGCGATCGGTGCCGGCGACCTGGTCCGCGGACTCGGCGACCCGATGAAGTCGATCGTGCTGCAGAGCTGGAACGGCAGGCAGCTCGCCGAGATCGGCAACCCCGGCACCCTGGAGCCCACCCGACTGGTCATGCGCAGCGACCTCTACCAGGCGCTCTACGGCGAGGCCTGCGCCCGCGGCATCCGGATCGAGCACGGCAAGCGGCTGGTCGGGGTCCAGGAGGGCAGGGACGCCGTCACCGCGCAGTTCGCCGACGGCACCACCGCCACCGGCGAGTTGCTGGTCGGCGCCGACGGGATCCGGTCCACGGTGCGGAACTTGATCGACCCGGCCGCCCCGCAGCCGCGCTATGCCGGACTGCAGGGCTTCGGCTCGGTGAGCACGCTGGCGGGCGCGGTGCCGGACACCGGCGGGAAGATGTTCATGACCTTCGGCAAGCGGGCCTTCTTCGGCCTGCAGGTAGTGGGCGGCAACGCCGTCTGGTTCGTCAACCTGCCGCACCCGGAGCCGCTGACGCCGGCCGAGGCGGTCGCCTACGGGGCCGAGCGCTGGCTGAAGGTGCTGGCCGAGGCCTGTGCCGAGGACCGCACCCCGGCGCTGGAGCTGATCCGGCACACCGACCCGGCCGAGCTGCTGATCACCGGGCCGATGGAGAACATGCCCCTGCTGCCGCACTGGAGCCGCGGCCGGATGGTGCTGGTCGGGGACTCGGCCCACGCACCCTCCTCCAGCTCCGGTCAGGGGGCCTCGCTGGCGATCGAGAGCTCGGTCGAACTGGCGCGCTGCGCAAGGGACCTGCCGCTGGATGAGGCCCTCGCTCGCTACGAGGCGCTGCGCCGCCCGCGCGTCGAGCGGATCATCAAGCACACCGAGCGCACCAACAGCAACAAGGCGGCGGGCCCGGTCGGGCGGGTGCTGCGCGATGCGCTGATGCCGATCGGCATGAAGCTGATGAACCCGGAGAAGTTCTCGGCCCACCTCCACCACCGGATCGACTGGGCCGCCCCGGCCGCCTGA
- a CDS encoding PadR family transcriptional regulator, translated as MSTAPQVPKSSPITLTVLSLLHFKPLHPYGMQRLLKQWGKDQVVNVGQRTSLYRAIDRLLGAGLIAVRETERDQQYPERTVYEITDTGREATRSWLLEMLREPKSEFPEFPVALANLMLLTPEEIEQALAARLTAVRAGQAAQQRSLAETAAFGVPRVAMLENEYAVALATAEVDWLESVIADLRAGTLTWSAEELIAVAQASDAQAPQ; from the coding sequence ATGAGTACTGCCCCCCAGGTCCCCAAGAGCTCCCCGATCACGCTCACCGTGCTGTCGCTGCTGCACTTCAAGCCGCTGCACCCGTACGGGATGCAGCGGCTGCTCAAGCAGTGGGGGAAGGACCAGGTGGTCAACGTCGGCCAGCGCACCAGCCTCTACCGCGCCATCGACCGACTGCTGGGCGCCGGCCTGATCGCCGTCCGCGAGACCGAGCGCGACCAGCAGTACCCGGAGCGGACCGTCTACGAGATCACCGACACCGGCCGCGAGGCCACTCGCAGCTGGCTGCTGGAGATGCTGCGCGAACCCAAGTCGGAGTTCCCGGAGTTCCCGGTCGCCCTCGCCAACCTGATGCTGCTCACCCCCGAAGAAATCGAGCAGGCCCTGGCCGCCCGCCTCACCGCGGTGCGCGCCGGCCAGGCCGCCCAGCAGCGCTCACTCGCCGAGACGGCGGCGTTCGGCGTCCCCCGCGTCGCCATGCTGGAGAACGAGTACGCGGTCGCCCTGGCCACGGCCGAGGTCGACTGGCTGGAGTCGGTGATCGCCGACCTCCGTGCGGGCACCCTCACTTGGAGCGCCGAGGAGTTGATCGCCGTCGCCCAGGCCAGCGACGCCCAGGCGCCGCAGTAG
- a CDS encoding DUF1003 domain-containing protein, whose translation MSTAGATTDLPRQQPVTSADERVGLNGAVAAALTRVVGSMPALYITLVVFAAWITLATLGPLRGADPYPFPFLLFMDNVVQLVLCLVILVGQRVLGMAADHRAVQTYENAEAIFERVTDLQAHLDRHDRALGRGVSLLESSPHPWIQRHRVQPAPQAVDQTTGLNGRIAAWLTQRLGSMWAFYVAAVTQLLWIGMAELGVQKFDPYPFAFMSFLSTLAQLVFMIVIMVGQDVLNKAADRRSEQTLLDAEAILHECRRMKARLVAQDRVIDSLADYTSTQVTRQLARAVHQSRLEAAVAAGQEPGSRPALRPWDELPEELKEANRLQARKLGELLAEIGCLMVPTYDPSLIVDFDQEEARLLARREYELRLSDRKARGAAELPSQRDTLGDGLVPWELLSDRARAQAVDMVRRLPAMLADVGFQVLRTGAGADGAGELDFTPEDWGTLGTSLMAAGVLVALAEGVADPEELSAMVKLLREASVSHPRRFIRELAGSSTFETGLRPDTTYVGYRGPALKTIREATAAVARTAPEELTGFRAFLMEIATTVADANNEGGFFGLGARPRVPNEAAAMEAVRTATLLDRQLNG comes from the coding sequence ATGAGCACAGCCGGTGCGACGACCGACCTACCGCGCCAGCAGCCAGTGACGAGCGCGGACGAGCGGGTCGGTCTCAACGGTGCCGTGGCGGCCGCGTTAACACGAGTGGTGGGCTCGATGCCCGCCCTCTACATCACGTTGGTCGTCTTCGCCGCATGGATCACCCTGGCGACCTTGGGGCCGCTGCGCGGCGCCGATCCCTACCCCTTCCCGTTCCTGCTGTTCATGGACAACGTGGTCCAATTGGTGCTCTGCCTGGTCATCCTGGTCGGTCAGCGGGTGCTGGGCATGGCCGCCGACCACCGGGCGGTCCAGACGTACGAGAACGCCGAAGCGATCTTCGAGAGGGTCACGGACCTGCAGGCGCATCTCGACCGGCACGACCGCGCGCTCGGGCGCGGGGTCAGCCTGCTGGAGTCGAGCCCCCACCCGTGGATCCAGCGGCACCGGGTGCAGCCGGCACCGCAGGCCGTCGACCAGACCACGGGTCTCAACGGCCGGATCGCCGCCTGGCTGACCCAGCGGCTGGGCAGCATGTGGGCCTTCTACGTCGCCGCCGTGACACAGCTGCTCTGGATCGGCATGGCGGAGCTGGGCGTGCAGAAGTTCGACCCGTACCCGTTCGCCTTCATGAGCTTCCTGTCCACCCTGGCCCAGCTCGTCTTCATGATCGTGATCATGGTCGGGCAGGACGTACTGAACAAGGCAGCCGACCGCCGTTCCGAGCAGACCCTCCTCGATGCCGAGGCGATCCTCCACGAATGCCGCCGGATGAAGGCGCGTCTGGTGGCGCAGGACCGCGTCATCGACAGCCTGGCCGACTACACCAGCACCCAGGTCACCCGGCAGCTGGCGCGGGCCGTCCATCAGAGCAGGCTGGAGGCCGCCGTCGCGGCGGGGCAGGAGCCGGGCAGCCGGCCGGCACTGCGCCCCTGGGACGAGCTGCCGGAGGAGCTGAAGGAGGCCAACCGCCTGCAGGCGCGCAAGCTCGGTGAGCTGCTGGCCGAGATCGGCTGCCTGATGGTCCCGACCTACGACCCGTCGCTGATCGTCGACTTCGACCAGGAGGAGGCGCGGCTGCTGGCCCGGCGGGAGTACGAGCTCCGGCTGAGCGACCGCAAGGCTCGCGGCGCGGCGGAGCTGCCCAGCCAGCGGGACACGCTGGGCGACGGCCTGGTGCCTTGGGAGTTGCTGTCCGATCGGGCACGGGCGCAGGCCGTGGACATGGTGCGGCGACTTCCCGCCATGCTGGCCGACGTGGGCTTCCAGGTGCTGCGGACCGGAGCGGGCGCTGACGGGGCGGGTGAGCTGGACTTCACTCCCGAGGACTGGGGAACGCTGGGGACGTCCCTGATGGCGGCGGGCGTGCTGGTGGCACTCGCCGAGGGCGTCGCCGATCCCGAGGAGCTCTCCGCGATGGTCAAGCTGCTGCGGGAGGCCAGCGTCAGCCATCCCCGGCGTTTCATCCGCGAACTCGCGGGTTCGTCGACCTTCGAGACCGGCCTGCGGCCGGACACCACCTATGTCGGGTACCGGGGGCCCGCGTTGAAGACGATCCGCGAGGCCACCGCCGCCGTCGCCCGGACCGCGCCGGAGGAACTCACCGGCTTCCGCGCGTTCCTGATGGAGATCGCCACGACCGTCGCCGACGCCAACAACGAAGGCGGCTTCTTCGGCCTGGGCGCCAGGCCCCGGGTGCCCAACGAGGCCGCGGCCATGGAGGCCGTCCGAACCGCGACGCTACTCGACCGGCAACTCAACGGGTGA
- a CDS encoding GntR family transcriptional regulator, whose protein sequence is MPSPMPLAAARAGVPERGELPKYFQVKQKIDAVLDELRPGAPLPTERQFADRFGVSRMTVRQAIRELRLEGRVQRSGRSSVAGQPKLVQPLTLASYTEGVRRQGLRPGRQLVVFERLAAPPALAAGLRIEPGAPVFHLERLLLADEERVGLESTYLSADRFPALTDEFDPSTSLYGHLRRSGVVFADADERIETVLASPREVQLIGTSPALPMLLLNRVTRDAQGCPVECVRSLYRGDRFSFTARLTPEPD, encoded by the coding sequence ATGCCCTCCCCGATGCCCCTGGCGGCGGCCCGCGCCGGCGTGCCGGAACGGGGCGAGCTGCCCAAGTACTTCCAGGTCAAGCAGAAGATCGACGCGGTGCTGGACGAGTTGCGCCCCGGTGCGCCGCTGCCCACCGAGCGCCAGTTCGCCGACCGGTTCGGCGTCTCCCGGATGACGGTCCGGCAGGCCATCCGCGAACTGCGCCTGGAGGGACGGGTGCAGCGCAGCGGCCGCTCCTCGGTGGCCGGGCAGCCGAAGCTGGTGCAGCCGCTCACCCTCGCCAGCTACACCGAGGGCGTGCGCCGGCAGGGCCTGCGCCCGGGCCGCCAACTCGTGGTCTTCGAGCGGCTCGCGGCCCCGCCGGCCCTCGCGGCCGGCCTGCGGATCGAGCCTGGGGCGCCGGTCTTCCACCTGGAGCGCCTGCTGCTCGCCGACGAGGAGCGGGTGGGGCTGGAGAGCACCTACCTCTCGGCGGACCGATTCCCCGCCCTGACCGACGAGTTCGACCCGTCCACCTCGCTCTACGGCCATCTGCGGCGCAGCGGTGTGGTGTTCGCGGACGCGGACGAGCGGATCGAGACGGTGCTCGCCTCGCCCCGCGAGGTGCAGCTGATCGGCACCAGCCCGGCGCTGCCGATGCTGCTGCTGAACCGGGTGACCCGGGACGCGCAGGGCTGTCCGGTGGAGTGCGTCCGCTCGCTCTACCGGGGCGACCGCTTCAGCTTCACCGCCCGCCTGACACCCGAGCCGGACTAG
- a CDS encoding tetratricopeptide repeat protein, whose protein sequence is MTTAHHPLVEQAAALMALDRTDEARALLARRLADDPSDVRAWTRLARCHLSAEEYEEALAATGEALALAPEDYDAHCVRVYALRRLVRPDEALAEAQETIRINPQLWQGYAALSEALTAFQPRWPEALEAAATAVRLGLDEVDAHSALWKAAVVNGRFDLRHRAVLEILRIDPQDAWALGERARMAEWETARPPLTGAGAKLPAAAEAFADALAAAPRPRRPSGSASSWTWRCSGCCAEPAGWRCSAW, encoded by the coding sequence GTGACGACCGCCCACCACCCGCTGGTCGAGCAGGCCGCCGCCCTGATGGCGCTCGACCGCACCGACGAGGCCCGCGCGCTGCTCGCCCGGCGGCTGGCCGACGACCCGAGCGATGTGCGTGCCTGGACGCGCCTCGCCCGCTGCCACCTCTCGGCCGAGGAGTACGAGGAGGCACTCGCCGCCACCGGCGAAGCACTGGCCCTCGCGCCCGAGGACTATGACGCCCACTGCGTCCGGGTCTACGCGCTGCGGCGCCTGGTCCGGCCGGACGAGGCCCTGGCCGAGGCCCAGGAGACCATCCGGATCAACCCGCAGCTCTGGCAGGGTTATGCCGCCCTCTCGGAGGCCCTGACCGCGTTCCAGCCCCGCTGGCCCGAGGCGCTGGAGGCGGCGGCGACCGCCGTGCGGCTCGGCCTGGACGAGGTCGATGCGCACAGCGCGCTGTGGAAGGCCGCCGTGGTCAATGGCCGCTTCGACCTGCGGCACCGGGCGGTGCTGGAGATCCTGCGCATCGACCCCCAGGATGCCTGGGCGCTCGGCGAGCGGGCCCGGATGGCCGAATGGGAGACCGCTAGGCCGCCGCTGACCGGCGCGGGCGCCAAACTGCCGGCCGCCGCCGAGGCGTTCGCCGACGCGCTCGCCGCCGCCCCCAGGCCCCGCAGGCCGAGCGGCAGCGCAAGCAGCTGGACGTGGCGGTGTTCCGGATGCTGCGCGGAACCCGCTGGCTGGCGCTGCTCTGCCTGGTGA